One Serinicoccus chungangensis genomic window carries:
- a CDS encoding NfeD family protein yields MPDWLRDSPQWLWWIGAALAFGIVEMTTLDLLFLMLALGALVAAVVAGAFGIGLIWQVLIFAVASGLFVFALRPVALRHLRMEGKGGKILMEGNIGQTATVLEPVSDRAGLVKLRGESWTARAELEGQTFAEGDLVTVVRIDGATAVVAASSPEDKPFDLEPPRD; encoded by the coding sequence ATGCCCGACTGGCTACGCGACTCTCCGCAGTGGCTCTGGTGGATCGGCGCCGCTCTGGCGTTCGGCATCGTCGAGATGACCACCCTCGACCTGCTCTTCCTCATGCTCGCGCTCGGCGCCCTGGTGGCGGCCGTCGTCGCGGGGGCCTTCGGCATCGGTCTCATCTGGCAGGTGCTGATCTTCGCGGTGGCCTCCGGCCTCTTCGTCTTCGCCCTGCGCCCGGTGGCCCTGCGCCACCTGCGCATGGAGGGCAAGGGCGGCAAGATCCTCATGGAGGGCAACATCGGTCAGACGGCCACCGTGCTCGAGCCGGTCTCCGACCGGGCCGGCCTGGTCAAGCTGCGGGGGGAGAGCTGGACCGCCCGGGCCGAGCTGGAGGGGCAGACCTTCGCCGAGGGCGACCTGGTCACAGTGGTGCGCATCGACGGGGCGACCGCGGTGGTCGCCGCGTCGTCCCCGGAGGACAAGCCGTTCGACCTCGAGCCGCCGCGCGACTGA
- the metX gene encoding homoserine O-acetyltransferase MetX, translated as MGALPVEDHPPRPRRRTQPVGPLALESGEILEDVRVTYQTWGRLDADGGNAVLVLHALTGDSHVVGEQGPGQPTAGWWPGLVGPGCPIDTDEWFVVAPSVLGGCGGTTGPSSAAPDGRPYGSSFPRITVRDQVHAEALLADRLGIDRFALVVGGSVGGMRSLEWATTFPDRVQRCVVLAASAVASADQIAWSVPQLHAIRLDPAFHGGDYYPGPGPRAGLEIARQIAHTTYRSAAELALRFGCGAQDGEDALRGGRYAVQSYLEHHGKKLVRRFDANAYLVLTEAMNSHDIGRGRGGVAAALQRITAELTVGVVTSDRLFTPVEGEVVASAPTCRELAVIDSPYGHDAFLVETEQVFGIIERALTGGQTAAPTPTATRSELPRLAGTGLW; from the coding sequence ATGGGCGCCCTGCCGGTCGAGGACCACCCGCCCCGCCCGCGACGGCGGACCCAGCCGGTCGGACCGCTCGCGCTGGAGTCCGGGGAGATCCTCGAGGACGTCCGGGTCACCTACCAGACCTGGGGCCGCCTCGACGCCGACGGCGGCAACGCCGTGCTCGTGCTGCACGCGCTCACCGGTGACAGCCACGTCGTCGGCGAGCAGGGCCCGGGGCAGCCCACCGCGGGCTGGTGGCCCGGCCTCGTCGGCCCGGGCTGCCCCATCGACACCGACGAGTGGTTCGTTGTCGCGCCCTCCGTCCTGGGTGGCTGCGGCGGCACCACCGGCCCGTCCTCGGCCGCGCCGGACGGGCGGCCCTACGGCAGCTCCTTCCCCCGGATCACCGTGCGCGACCAGGTGCACGCGGAGGCGCTGCTGGCCGACCGTCTCGGCATCGACCGCTTCGCCCTCGTCGTCGGCGGCTCCGTCGGAGGGATGCGCTCGCTGGAGTGGGCCACGACCTTCCCGGACCGGGTGCAGCGCTGCGTCGTCCTCGCCGCCAGCGCCGTGGCGAGCGCCGACCAGATCGCCTGGTCGGTCCCGCAGCTGCACGCCATCCGGCTCGACCCGGCCTTCCACGGCGGCGACTACTACCCCGGCCCCGGGCCCCGCGCCGGGCTGGAGATCGCCCGCCAGATCGCGCACACGACATACCGCTCGGCGGCGGAGCTGGCGCTGCGCTTCGGCTGCGGGGCGCAGGACGGCGAGGACGCGCTGCGCGGCGGCCGGTACGCCGTGCAGTCCTATCTCGAGCACCACGGCAAGAAACTCGTGCGCCGGTTCGACGCCAACGCCTACCTCGTCCTCACCGAGGCCATGAACAGCCACGACATCGGGCGCGGGCGGGGCGGTGTCGCGGCCGCGCTGCAGCGGATCACCGCCGAGCTCACCGTGGGCGTGGTGACCAGCGACCGGCTCTTCACCCCGGTCGAGGGCGAGGTCGTCGCGTCCGCGCCCACCTGCCGGGAGCTGGCGGTCATCGACAGCCCCTACGGGCACGACGCCTTCCTCGTCGAGACCGAGCAGGTCTTCGGGATCATCGAGCGGGCCCTGACGGGTGGGCAGACGGCGGCTCCGACCCCGACCGCCACGCGGTCGGAGCTGCCGAGGCTGGCCGGCACCGGCCTCTGGTGA